In Nocardioides dokdonensis FR1436, the following are encoded in one genomic region:
- a CDS encoding NADH-quinone oxidoreductase subunit G: MSVPEKTSAGTPAPDVELVQVTIDGIEVSVPRDTLVIRAAEQVGVHIPRFCDHPLLEPAGACRQCLVEVPDAGNGRGFPKPQASCTLPVAPGMVVKTQATSAVADKAQQGIMEFLLVNHPLDCPVCDKGGECPLQNQAMSNGRGESRFAASGGVKRTFPKPINLSPQVLLDRERCIVCQRCTRFADEIAGDPFIALIERGAQQQIGIAESAPFLSYFSGNTIQICPVGALTSESYRFRSRPFDLVSTPSVAEHDACGAAIRVDHRRGKVMRRLAGNDPEVNEEWITDKDRFAFTYAALEDRLGYPQVRDGDGSLRPASWPEAFAVAARGLAAAGSSAVLTGGRLTAEDAYAYAKLARVSLGTNDIDFRARPHSDEEAQFLAAHVALGDPLAGAVTFADLESASTVVLAGLEPEDEAGTVFLRLRRAARHGTRVLAVAPYLTRGLSKVDAHLVPTAPGAEAAAIASLVEHTEHAVDATTVVLVGERLALVPGALGAAADLAARTGARLAWVPRRAGDRGAVEAGCLPNLLPGGRPVAEAAARVDAATSWGVDSLPETPGRDADAIVAALSSGDIGGLVIGGVDPADTSDPAATRAAVAAASFVVALDLRETEVTRVADVVFPVAAAVEKSGTFVNWEGRVRPFEAVLPSPSALPDLRVLAGISEELAALGHGRALGFRSVDEVRAEMSELGPWDGARPGMAMVEPASGDGPGLALSTWKQLIDDGSLQAGDKHLAATGRPAVARLSPATYAAQALAGDAVTVVGDRGELTLPVEQVDGMVDDVVWVPTASFGTSVLERLASPGSRVRVKGASL; this comes from the coding sequence ATGAGCGTTCCCGAGAAGACGTCGGCCGGCACGCCGGCCCCGGACGTCGAGCTGGTCCAGGTGACCATCGACGGCATCGAGGTCAGCGTCCCCCGGGACACCCTGGTCATCCGGGCCGCCGAGCAGGTCGGGGTGCACATCCCCCGCTTCTGCGACCACCCGCTGCTGGAGCCGGCCGGCGCCTGCCGCCAGTGCCTGGTGGAGGTCCCCGACGCCGGCAACGGCCGCGGGTTCCCCAAGCCGCAGGCCTCCTGCACGCTGCCGGTCGCGCCCGGCATGGTCGTCAAGACCCAGGCCACCAGCGCGGTCGCCGACAAGGCCCAGCAGGGGATCATGGAGTTCCTGCTGGTCAACCACCCGCTGGACTGCCCGGTGTGCGACAAGGGCGGTGAGTGCCCGCTGCAGAACCAGGCCATGTCCAACGGCCGTGGCGAGTCGCGCTTCGCCGCCTCGGGTGGCGTCAAGCGCACCTTCCCCAAGCCGATCAACCTCTCGCCCCAGGTGCTGCTGGACCGCGAGCGCTGCATCGTGTGCCAGCGCTGCACCCGCTTCGCCGACGAGATCGCCGGCGACCCCTTCATCGCGCTGATCGAGCGGGGTGCCCAGCAGCAGATCGGCATCGCCGAGTCGGCGCCGTTCCTGTCCTACTTCTCCGGCAACACGATCCAGATCTGCCCCGTCGGCGCGCTGACCTCGGAGTCCTACCGGTTCCGCTCGCGCCCCTTCGACCTCGTCTCCACCCCCAGCGTCGCCGAGCACGACGCCTGCGGCGCCGCGATCCGCGTCGACCACCGCCGCGGCAAGGTGATGCGCCGCCTCGCCGGCAACGACCCCGAGGTCAACGAGGAGTGGATCACCGACAAGGACCGCTTCGCCTTCACCTACGCCGCCCTCGAGGACCGGCTGGGCTACCCCCAGGTCCGCGACGGGGACGGCTCGCTGCGCCCCGCCTCGTGGCCCGAGGCGTTCGCCGTGGCCGCGCGCGGACTGGCTGCCGCGGGCAGCAGCGCCGTGCTCACCGGAGGGCGTCTCACCGCCGAGGACGCCTACGCCTACGCCAAGCTGGCGCGGGTCTCGCTCGGCACCAACGACATCGACTTCCGCGCCCGGCCGCACTCCGACGAGGAGGCCCAGTTCCTGGCCGCCCACGTCGCGCTCGGTGACCCGCTGGCCGGCGCGGTCACGTTCGCCGACCTCGAGTCCGCGAGCACCGTCGTGCTGGCGGGGCTCGAGCCCGAGGACGAGGCCGGCACGGTGTTCCTGCGCCTGCGCCGCGCCGCACGCCACGGCACCCGCGTCCTGGCCGTGGCGCCGTACCTCACCCGCGGCCTGAGCAAGGTCGACGCGCACCTGGTGCCCACCGCGCCCGGCGCCGAGGCCGCGGCGATCGCGTCCCTGGTCGAGCACACCGAGCACGCCGTCGACGCCACCACGGTGGTGCTGGTCGGCGAGCGCCTGGCCCTGGTGCCCGGTGCCCTGGGTGCTGCCGCCGACCTCGCCGCCCGCACCGGCGCCCGCCTGGCCTGGGTGCCGCGGCGCGCCGGCGACCGCGGCGCGGTCGAGGCAGGCTGCCTGCCGAACCTGCTGCCCGGGGGCCGACCGGTCGCCGAGGCCGCGGCACGCGTCGACGCCGCCACCTCCTGGGGCGTCGACTCGCTGCCCGAGACGCCCGGACGGGACGCCGACGCGATCGTCGCCGCCCTCTCCTCGGGCGATATCGGGGGACTGGTCATCGGGGGCGTCGACCCCGCGGACACCTCCGACCCCGCCGCCACCCGCGCCGCGGTGGCGGCCGCGTCGTTCGTGGTCGCCCTCGACCTGCGCGAGACCGAGGTGACCCGGGTCGCCGACGTGGTCTTCCCGGTCGCCGCCGCGGTCGAGAAGTCCGGCACGTTCGTCAACTGGGAGGGCCGGGTGCGCCCCTTCGAGGCCGTCCTGCCCAGCCCCTCCGCGCTGCCCGACCTGCGGGTGCTGGCCGGCATCTCCGAGGAGCTCGCCGCGCTCGGCCACGGTCGCGCGCTGGGCTTCCGCAGCGTCGACGAGGTCCGGGCCGAGATGTCGGAGCTCGGTCCCTGGGACGGTGCCCGACCCGGCATGGCGATGGTCGAGCCCGCGTCGGGCGACGGCCCCGGCCTGGCGCTGTCGACCTGGAAGCAGCTCATCGACGACGGGTCGCTCCAGGCCGGCGACAAGCACCTCGCCGCCACCGGGCGGCCCGCCGTGGCCCGCCTCAGCCCGGCGACGTACGCCGCCCAGGCCCTGGCCGGCGACGCCGTCACCGTCGTGGGTGACCGCGGCGAGCTGACGCTGCCGGTGGAGCAGGTCGACGGCATGGTCGACGACGTCGTCTGGGTGCCGACCGCCTCGTTCGGCACGTCGGTGCTCGAGCGCCTGGCCTCGCCGGGCAGCCGCGTGCGTGTGAAGGGAGCCTCGCTGTGA
- the nuoF gene encoding NADH-quinone oxidoreductase subunit NuoF, whose product MDTLTPVLTANWGAERSWTLASYEEHGGYAGLRTALAMAPDDVITAVKDSGLRGRGGAGFPTGMKWGFIPQDNPKPKYLVVNADESEPGTCKDIPLMMASPHTLVEGVIISSYAIRAHQAFIYIRGEVLHVIRRVQAAVDEAYAAGHLGKNIHGTGYDLDIVVHAGAGAYICGEETALLEGLEGRRGQPRLRPPFPAVAGLYASPTVINNVESIASVPSIIANGADWFASMGTEKSKGFGIFSLSGHVTRPGQYEAPLGITLRELIDLAGGMRQGPDGQRHELKFWTPGGSSTPLLTAEHLDLPLDFEGMAEAGTMLGTRALQLFDETTCVVRAVLRWTEFYKHESCGKCTPCREGTWWLVQVLARLEKGVGSEEDLDLLLDQCDNILGRSFCALADGATSPISSSIKFFREEYLAHLTHGGCPFDPAASTVFATAGAQA is encoded by the coding sequence ATCGACACCCTGACCCCGGTCCTCACCGCCAACTGGGGCGCCGAGCGCTCCTGGACCCTGGCGTCCTACGAGGAGCACGGCGGCTACGCCGGCCTGCGCACCGCGCTGGCCATGGCTCCCGACGACGTCATCACGGCCGTCAAGGACTCCGGTCTGCGCGGGCGCGGTGGCGCGGGCTTCCCCACGGGCATGAAGTGGGGCTTCATCCCCCAGGACAACCCCAAGCCCAAGTACCTCGTGGTCAACGCCGACGAGTCCGAGCCGGGCACCTGCAAGGACATCCCGCTCATGATGGCCAGCCCGCACACGCTGGTCGAGGGCGTCATCATCAGCTCCTACGCGATCCGCGCCCACCAGGCCTTCATCTACATCCGCGGCGAGGTGCTGCACGTGATCCGCCGGGTGCAGGCGGCCGTCGACGAGGCGTACGCCGCGGGGCACCTCGGCAAGAACATCCACGGCACCGGCTACGACCTCGACATCGTGGTGCACGCCGGCGCCGGCGCCTACATCTGTGGCGAGGAGACCGCGCTGCTCGAGGGCCTCGAGGGCCGCCGCGGCCAGCCGCGCCTGCGCCCGCCGTTCCCCGCGGTCGCCGGCCTCTACGCCAGCCCCACGGTCATCAACAACGTCGAGTCCATCGCCTCGGTGCCCAGCATCATCGCCAACGGCGCCGACTGGTTCGCCTCGATGGGCACCGAGAAGTCCAAGGGCTTCGGCATCTTCTCGCTCTCGGGCCACGTGACGCGTCCCGGTCAGTACGAAGCACCCCTGGGCATCACGCTGCGCGAGCTCATCGACCTCGCCGGCGGCATGCGCCAGGGTCCGGACGGACAGCGCCACGAGCTGAAGTTCTGGACCCCCGGCGGCTCCTCGACGCCGCTGCTGACGGCGGAGCACCTCGACCTGCCGCTCGACTTCGAGGGCATGGCCGAGGCCGGCACCATGCTCGGCACCCGCGCCCTGCAGCTCTTCGACGAGACCACCTGCGTGGTGCGCGCCGTGCTGCGGTGGACCGAGTTCTACAAGCACGAGTCCTGCGGCAAGTGCACCCCGTGCCGCGAGGGCACCTGGTGGCTGGTGCAGGTGCTGGCGCGGCTGGAGAAGGGGGTCGGCTCCGAGGAGGACCTCGACCTGCTCCTGGACCAGTGCGACAACATCCTGGGCCGGTCCTTCTGCGCGCTCGCCGACGGTGCCACCAGCCCGATCTCGAGCTCGATCAAGTTCTTCCGCGAGGAGTACCTCGCCCACCTCACCCACGGCGGTTGCCCGTTCGACCCCGCGGCGTCCACCGTCTTCGCCACCGCTGGAGCCCAGGCATGA
- the nuoE gene encoding NADH-quinone oxidoreductase subunit NuoE: MSLSETTLGELREIAARYPEARSGLLPMLHLVQSSEGRVTPEGIEACADVLGISAAEVSGVATFYTMYKRRPVGDYHVGVCTNTLCAVMGGDQIFERLKDHLEVGNDETTTDGSITLEHVECNAACDYAPVMMVNWEFMDNMTPDSAVALVDDLRAGKEVTSTRGPRVCTWREAERVLAGFPDGRVDEGPGAGPASLVGLEIAQERGWAAPSSTRSGSAAQVHGDPAHHVEAAADSDASLQAESAAVEESSGSGESAAEKKEAQ; encoded by the coding sequence ATGAGTCTCAGCGAGACCACCCTCGGCGAGCTGCGCGAGATCGCCGCCCGCTACCCCGAGGCCCGCTCGGGCCTGCTGCCGATGCTGCACCTGGTGCAGTCCAGCGAGGGTCGGGTGACCCCCGAGGGCATCGAGGCCTGCGCCGACGTCCTCGGGATCTCCGCGGCCGAGGTGAGCGGCGTGGCGACCTTCTACACGATGTACAAGCGCCGCCCCGTCGGCGACTACCACGTCGGGGTCTGCACCAACACGCTCTGCGCCGTGATGGGCGGGGACCAGATCTTCGAGCGTCTCAAGGACCACCTCGAGGTCGGCAACGACGAGACCACGACCGACGGCTCGATCACCCTCGAGCACGTCGAGTGCAACGCGGCCTGCGACTACGCGCCGGTCATGATGGTCAACTGGGAGTTCATGGACAACATGACCCCCGACTCCGCGGTGGCGCTGGTCGACGACCTGCGTGCCGGCAAGGAGGTCACCTCCACCCGAGGCCCGCGCGTGTGCACCTGGCGCGAGGCCGAGCGGGTGCTCGCCGGGTTCCCCGACGGCCGCGTCGACGAGGGCCCGGGCGCCGGTCCGGCCTCGCTGGTCGGGCTCGAGATCGCCCAGGAGCGGGGCTGGGCCGCCCCCAGCAGCACCCGGTCCGGCAGCGCCGCGCAGGTCCACGGGGACCCCGCGCACCACGTCGAGGCCGCCGCCGACTCCGACGCCTCGTTGCAGGCCGAGTCGGCCGCCGTCGAGGAGAGCAGCGGCAGCGGCGAGTCCGCCGCGGAGAAGAAGGAGGCGCAGTGA
- a CDS encoding NADH-quinone oxidoreductase subunit D: MATTDPGTGSTAGEQDLYAGTQETSEGRVFTVSGQDWDSITEGLEDGVDERVIVNMGPQHPSTHGVLRLILELEGETVTEARCGIGYLHTGIEKNMEYRTWVQGVTFCTRMDYLSPFYNEMTYVLGVERLLDIEDDIPEKAQVMRVLLMELNRLSSHLVAIATGGMELGALTVMTIGFRERELVLDLFELITGLRMNHAFIRPGGVAQDLPPGALDEIRGFLDLMRKRLPEYAALCNANPIFKARLEGVGHLDLEGCLALGLTGPPLRATGYPWDLRKSEPYCGYETYDFDVQTWDTADAYGRFRIRLAEMWESLKIVEQAAERLAGLEGAPVMVSDKKIAWPSQLSIGSDGMGNSLDHIRHIMGESMEGLIHHFKLVTEGFRVPAGQAYVPVESPRGELGAHVVSDGGTRPFRAHFRDPSFTNLQATSVMSEGGMVADIIVAIASIDPVMGGVDR, encoded by the coding sequence ATGGCAACCACCGATCCCGGCACCGGCTCCACCGCGGGCGAGCAGGACCTCTACGCCGGCACCCAGGAGACCTCCGAGGGCCGCGTCTTCACCGTCTCCGGCCAGGACTGGGACTCCATCACGGAGGGTCTCGAGGACGGCGTCGACGAGCGCGTCATCGTCAACATGGGCCCCCAGCACCCCTCGACCCACGGCGTGCTGCGCCTCATCCTCGAGCTCGAGGGCGAGACGGTCACCGAGGCCCGTTGCGGCATCGGCTACCTGCACACGGGCATCGAGAAGAACATGGAGTACCGCACCTGGGTCCAGGGCGTGACGTTCTGCACCCGGATGGACTACCTCTCGCCGTTCTACAACGAGATGACCTACGTGCTGGGCGTCGAGCGGCTCCTCGACATCGAGGACGACATCCCCGAGAAGGCCCAGGTCATGCGGGTGCTCCTGATGGAGCTCAACCGTCTCTCCTCCCACCTGGTGGCGATCGCGACCGGTGGCATGGAGCTCGGCGCGCTGACCGTGATGACCATCGGCTTCCGCGAGCGCGAGCTGGTCCTCGACCTGTTCGAGCTGATCACCGGCCTGCGGATGAACCACGCGTTCATCCGACCCGGTGGGGTCGCCCAGGACCTGCCCCCGGGTGCTCTCGACGAGATCCGCGGCTTCCTCGACCTGATGCGCAAGCGCCTGCCCGAGTACGCCGCGCTGTGCAACGCCAACCCGATCTTCAAGGCGCGCCTCGAGGGCGTGGGCCACCTCGACCTCGAGGGCTGCCTGGCGCTGGGCCTGACCGGCCCGCCGCTGCGCGCCACCGGCTACCCGTGGGACCTGCGCAAGAGCGAGCCGTACTGCGGCTACGAGACCTACGACTTCGACGTCCAGACCTGGGACACCGCCGACGCCTACGGCCGCTTCCGGATCCGCCTCGCGGAGATGTGGGAGTCGCTGAAGATCGTCGAGCAGGCCGCCGAGCGGCTCGCCGGTCTCGAAGGCGCACCGGTGATGGTGAGCGACAAGAAGATCGCCTGGCCCAGCCAGCTCTCGATCGGCTCCGACGGCATGGGCAACAGCCTCGACCACATCCGCCACATCATGGGCGAGTCGATGGAGGGGCTGATCCACCACTTCAAGCTCGTCACCGAGGGCTTCCGGGTCCCCGCGGGACAGGCCTACGTGCCGGTGGAGTCCCCCCGCGGCGAGCTCGGCGCGCACGTCGTCTCCGACGGCGGCACCCGACCGTTCCGGGCGCACTTCCGCGACCCGTCCTTCACCAACCTGCAGGCGACGTCCGTGATGAGCGAGGGCGGCATGGTCGCCGACATCATCGTGGCGATCGCCTCGATCGACCCCGTCATGGGAGGCGTCGACAGATGA
- a CDS encoding NuoB/complex I 20 kDa subunit family protein: MGIEEKLPSGVLLTTVEGVAGYMRKASFWPATFGLACCAIEMMTSGGPKYDLARFGMEVFRASPRQADLMIVAGRVSQKMAPVLRQIYDQMAEPKWVLAMGVCASSGGMFNNYAIVQGVDHVVPVDMYLPGCPPRPEMLIDAILKLHDQVQATKLGANRLAQIEDLENEALRALPTSDMKGLLR, encoded by the coding sequence ATGGGTATCGAGGAGAAGCTCCCCAGCGGCGTCCTGCTGACCACGGTCGAGGGCGTCGCCGGGTACATGCGCAAGGCGTCGTTCTGGCCGGCGACCTTCGGGCTGGCCTGCTGCGCCATCGAGATGATGACCAGCGGCGGTCCCAAGTACGACCTCGCCCGCTTCGGCATGGAGGTCTTCCGGGCCAGCCCGCGCCAGGCGGACCTGATGATCGTGGCCGGCCGGGTCAGCCAGAAGATGGCCCCGGTCCTGCGCCAGATCTACGACCAGATGGCTGAGCCCAAGTGGGTGCTCGCCATGGGCGTGTGCGCCAGCAGCGGCGGCATGTTCAACAACTACGCGATCGTCCAGGGCGTCGACCACGTCGTGCCCGTCGACATGTACCTCCCCGGCTGCCCGCCGCGCCCGGAGATGCTGATCGACGCGATCCTCAAGCTGCACGACCAGGTCCAGGCCACCAAGCTCGGCGCCAACCGCCTCGCCCAGATCGAGGACCTCGAGAACGAGGCGCTGCGGGCGCTGCCGACCTCCGACATGAAGGGCCTGCTGCGGTGA
- a CDS encoding NADH-quinone oxidoreductase subunit A, with amino-acid sequence MELYTPVLVLAALAAGFAVFSVAVSTLTGPARYNRAKLDSYECGIDPTPQPVGGGRVPVKFYTVAMTFIIFDVEIMFLVPWAVHFDAMGGFGLLAVVLFLVNITVAYAYEWRRGGLDWD; translated from the coding sequence ATGGAGCTCTACACCCCGGTGCTGGTGCTGGCTGCACTGGCCGCCGGCTTCGCCGTCTTCTCCGTGGCCGTCAGCACGCTGACCGGTCCCGCGCGCTACAACCGGGCCAAGCTCGACTCCTACGAGTGCGGCATCGACCCCACCCCGCAGCCTGTCGGCGGGGGCCGCGTGCCGGTGAAGTTCTACACGGTCGCGATGACGTTCATCATCTTCGACGTCGAGATCATGTTCCTGGTGCCCTGGGCGGTCCACTTCGACGCCATGGGGGGTTTCGGTCTGCTCGCCGTCGTGCTGTTCCTGGTCAACATCACCGTCGCCTACGCCTACGAGTGGCGCCGCGGCGGACTCGACTGGGACTGA
- a CDS encoding demethylmenaquinone methyltransferase — MARADLDKQPIDVRRMFDAVAKRYDVTNDVLSLGQDRRWRTEVLDAVAPVPGERVLDLAAGTGTSSVPFHDRGATVVPCDFSLGMLRVGKKARPHLPFTAGDGTRLPFADDTFDAVTISFGLRNIVDPAAGLAEMRRVTRPGGRLVVCEFSHPTWAPFRTAYVEYLMKALPPVARAVSSSPDAYVYLAESIRAWPDQAGLAAMVAAAGWADVEWKNLSGGIVALHRATA, encoded by the coding sequence GTGGCCCGTGCAGACCTGGACAAGCAGCCGATCGACGTACGACGCATGTTCGACGCGGTCGCGAAGCGCTATGACGTGACCAACGACGTGCTCTCCCTGGGCCAGGACCGCCGCTGGCGCACCGAGGTGCTCGACGCCGTCGCACCCGTCCCGGGTGAGCGGGTGCTCGACCTGGCGGCCGGCACCGGGACCTCGAGCGTGCCCTTCCACGACCGCGGCGCGACCGTGGTGCCGTGCGACTTCTCCCTGGGGATGCTGCGGGTGGGCAAGAAGGCCCGTCCGCACCTGCCCTTCACCGCCGGTGACGGCACCCGGCTGCCGTTCGCCGACGACACCTTCGACGCGGTCACGATCTCCTTCGGGCTGCGCAACATCGTGGACCCCGCCGCCGGGCTGGCCGAGATGCGTCGCGTGACCCGCCCCGGCGGCCGCCTGGTCGTCTGCGAGTTCAGCCACCCGACCTGGGCGCCCTTCCGCACGGCGTACGTCGAGTACCTGATGAAGGCGCTGCCGCCGGTGGCCCGCGCGGTCTCCTCGTCCCCGGACGCCTACGTCTACCTCGCCGAGTCGATCCGCGCCTGGCCCGACCAGGCCGGGCTGGCCGCCATGGTCGCCGCCGCCGGCTGGGCCGACGTGGAGTGGAAGAACCTCTCGGGCGGCATCGTGGCCCTGCACCGCGCCACCGCCTGA
- a CDS encoding L,D-transpeptidase family protein: MTTLRRLLIVVLSALLLTASAYGAGLAQEHWFGSDGSRDASAGPVAAADPGPQATRPVRTAQEPRRKPGRQPVVAAPAPLEPALVPGPALMRTGRDGEDVRDLQARLAQIGWFDAGVTGFYGDVTAASVRGFQAKREIPETGEVDRRTMDRLLAMTTEPTTDELHPERVVAAAAPSAAIDPRCTTGRVLCIDKTTSTLSLVVDGQVRSTLAARFGAAATPTREGVFSVLRKNRDHVSSLYDSSMPFAMFFSGGQAVHYSSDFAAVGYAGASHGCVNIRDYDALAAIYDQVAVGDRVVVHRS, encoded by the coding sequence ATGACCACCCTGCGCCGCCTCCTGATCGTCGTCCTGTCCGCCCTGCTCCTGACCGCCTCCGCGTACGGCGCCGGGCTGGCCCAGGAGCACTGGTTCGGCTCCGACGGCTCCCGCGACGCGAGCGCGGGCCCCGTGGCCGCGGCCGACCCCGGCCCGCAGGCGACCCGCCCGGTCCGGACGGCGCAGGAGCCCCGCCGGAAGCCGGGGCGGCAGCCGGTGGTCGCGGCGCCGGCACCGCTCGAGCCCGCCCTGGTGCCCGGCCCCGCCCTGATGCGCACCGGTCGCGACGGCGAGGACGTGCGCGACCTGCAGGCACGGCTCGCCCAGATCGGCTGGTTCGACGCCGGCGTGACCGGCTTCTACGGCGACGTGACCGCCGCCTCGGTGCGCGGGTTCCAGGCCAAGCGCGAGATCCCCGAGACCGGGGAGGTCGACCGCCGCACGATGGACCGGCTGCTCGCGATGACGACCGAGCCGACCACCGACGAGCTGCACCCCGAGCGGGTGGTCGCCGCCGCGGCTCCCTCGGCCGCGATCGACCCGCGCTGCACCACGGGGCGGGTGCTGTGCATCGACAAGACCACCTCCACGCTGAGCCTGGTCGTGGACGGCCAGGTCCGCAGCACGCTCGCCGCCCGCTTCGGGGCCGCGGCCACCCCGACCCGGGAGGGCGTCTTCTCGGTGCTGCGCAAGAACCGCGACCACGTCTCGAGCCTGTACGACTCCTCGATGCCCTTCGCGATGTTCTTCTCCGGGGGGCAGGCGGTGCACTACTCCTCCGACTTCGCGGCCGTCGGGTACGCCGGGGCCTCGCACGGCTGCGTGAACATCCGCGACTACGACGCGTTGGCCGCGATCTACGACCAGGTCGCCGTCGGTGACCGGGTCGTGGTGCACCGCAGCTGA
- a CDS encoding isochorismate synthase translates to MTSSASPGEQSLVDAPLVARTVAVDVARLDALGSLLDLLPAEHPVSWLRRGEGLVGWGRAAWVRTTGTTRFSDATKWWDETTARAVVRDEIEEPGTGLVCFGTFAFADEPGDSVLQVPSVVVGRRGDRAWLTVVGRGTLEPLGDHLSPAEPPAAPVDVTFADGSLNSEQWMSAVADAVRRIGGGDLEKVVLARDLIASTVEDVDVRWPLQRLAAAYPMCWTFHVDGMFGATPEMLVRRERGLVTSRVLAGTIRRTGDDERDLALAATLARSSKDLEEHEYAVRSVADALEPHCSSMNVPETPFVLHLPNVMHLASDVAGVVHDAQTVSSLDLAESLHPSAAVGGTPAHEATALITEIERMDRGRYAGPVGWMDASGDGEWGIALRSGAVEGRTVRLFAGCGIVADSDPEAELAEAQAKFVPVRDSLSD, encoded by the coding sequence GTGACATCGAGCGCGAGCCCCGGGGAGCAGTCCCTCGTCGACGCACCCCTGGTGGCGCGCACGGTGGCCGTCGACGTCGCCCGGTTGGACGCGCTCGGCTCGCTGCTCGACCTGCTGCCGGCCGAGCACCCGGTGAGCTGGCTGCGCCGCGGCGAGGGGCTCGTCGGCTGGGGCCGGGCCGCGTGGGTGCGCACCACGGGCACCACCCGCTTCAGCGACGCCACCAAGTGGTGGGACGAGACCACCGCCCGCGCCGTGGTGCGCGACGAGATCGAGGAGCCCGGCACCGGGCTCGTCTGCTTCGGCACCTTCGCCTTCGCCGACGAGCCCGGGGACTCGGTGCTGCAGGTGCCGTCGGTGGTCGTCGGGCGCCGCGGCGACCGTGCCTGGCTGACCGTCGTGGGCCGGGGCACCCTCGAGCCCCTCGGTGACCACCTCTCCCCCGCCGAGCCCCCCGCGGCGCCGGTCGACGTGACCTTCGCCGACGGCTCGCTGAACTCCGAGCAGTGGATGTCGGCCGTGGCCGACGCCGTGCGCCGCATCGGTGGCGGTGACCTGGAGAAGGTCGTGCTGGCCCGCGACCTGATCGCCAGCACCGTCGAGGACGTCGACGTCCGCTGGCCCCTGCAGCGTCTCGCGGCGGCGTACCCGATGTGCTGGACGTTCCACGTCGACGGCATGTTCGGCGCCACCCCCGAGATGCTGGTGCGGCGCGAGCGCGGCCTGGTCACCTCGCGGGTGCTGGCCGGCACCATCCGCCGCACCGGCGACGACGAGCGCGACCTGGCGCTGGCCGCCACCCTGGCCCGCTCCTCGAAGGACCTCGAGGAGCACGAGTACGCCGTGCGCTCGGTGGCCGACGCGCTGGAGCCGCACTGCTCGTCGATGAACGTGCCCGAGACGCCCTTCGTGCTGCACCTGCCCAACGTGATGCACCTGGCCAGCGACGTCGCCGGGGTCGTCCACGACGCGCAGACCGTCTCCTCCCTCGACCTCGCCGAGTCGCTGCACCCCTCCGCCGCCGTCGGCGGCACCCCCGCCCACGAGGCCACCGCGCTGATCACCGAGATCGAGCGGATGGACCGCGGTCGCTACGCCGGCCCCGTGGGCTGGATGGACGCCAGCGGCGACGGCGAGTGGGGCATCGCCCTGCGCTCCGGGGCCGTCGAGGGCCGCACCGTGCGGCTCTTCGCCGGCTGCGGCATCGTCGCCGACTCCGACCCCGAGGCCGAGCTCGCCGAGGCGCAGGCCAAGTTCGTGCCGGTCCGCGACTCGCTGTCGGACTGA
- a CDS encoding MBL fold metallo-hydrolase yields the protein MRITKFGHACVRVEHDGTALVLDPGAFTPDAAAAVDGVAGVLVTHEHADHWTPDALRAADAPIWTIAAVAERIREQAPDLAERVTVVTPGQQLAVAGLPVQVVGEKHAVIHPELPHFDNSGYVLTCGDERVYHPGDALTGPGVDVDVLLAPVCAPWMAIAEGIEFARSVRAPRVLAIHDKVYSDLALGIVDQHFGRFLGQDGLEFVRRADGADL from the coding sequence ATGCGGATCACCAAGTTCGGCCACGCCTGCGTCCGGGTGGAGCACGACGGCACGGCGCTGGTGCTGGACCCCGGCGCGTTCACCCCCGATGCGGCAGCGGCCGTCGACGGGGTGGCCGGGGTGCTGGTCACCCACGAGCACGCCGACCACTGGACCCCCGACGCGCTGCGCGCCGCCGACGCCCCGATCTGGACCATCGCCGCGGTCGCCGAGCGCATCCGCGAGCAGGCGCCGGACCTCGCCGAGCGGGTCACCGTCGTCACGCCCGGCCAGCAGCTGGCGGTGGCCGGTCTCCCCGTGCAGGTGGTGGGGGAGAAGCACGCCGTCATCCACCCCGAGCTGCCGCACTTCGACAACTCCGGCTACGTGCTGACCTGCGGCGACGAGCGCGTCTACCACCCCGGCGACGCGCTCACCGGCCCCGGCGTCGACGTCGACGTGCTCCTGGCCCCGGTCTGCGCGCCGTGGATGGCGATCGCGGAGGGCATCGAGTTCGCCCGCTCGGTCCGCGCCCCCCGGGTGCTGGCGATCCACGACAAGGTCTACTCCGACCTGGCCCTGGGGATCGTCGACCAGCACTTCGGCCGGTTCCTGGGTCAGGACGGCCTCGAGTTCGTACGCCGCGCCGACGGCGCCGACCTGTAG